A single genomic interval of Drosophila virilis strain 15010-1051.87 chromosome 2, Dvir_AGI_RSII-ME, whole genome shotgun sequence harbors:
- the LOC6632928 gene encoding WD repeat-containing protein 55 homolog isoform X1, with amino-acid sequence MHTHEHFKAPANEDELDDIDDDMVVGVIAEIEQEVLNESESDDDEYDLVDMGAPEPQQADGHSSSNESISSDGSFDPNAEDSDSDDSMIDEAASGGASSAKRRKEQTATDGVGASGSGASGGADYSHLDDDDETDETVRAIIAAIKKPRSAPPEIKLEDFITDICFHPDRDIIALATIIGDVHLYEYGNEENKLLRTIEVHAKACRDVEFTEDGRSLITCSKDKCVMVTDMETEKLKKLYETAHDDAINKLHVLDERLFATGDDAGTVKLWDFRTKDAIFELKEVEDQITQMLTNEQNKLLLATSADGYLTTYNIGARKLYVQSEPYEEELNCMGIYRGSSKLVAGTSKGRLYTYNWGYFGYHCDMYPGIKSPISLMIPITDRIACVAGEDGNIRACHIAPYRNLGVVGQHNMPIESLDINCSGELLASSSHNNDVRFWNVKYFEDFGDIKYNEKHNAYKEKRHNLPSSKCTNASDFFADMTKDQDDDDNDGGNDTAAGPSNVT; translated from the exons ATGCATAC GCATGAGCATTTCAAGGCGCCAGCGAATGAAGACGAGCTCGATGACATTGATGACGATATGGTAGTTGGTGTAATAGCTGAAATCGAACAGGAGGTGCTCAACGAATCCGAGAGCGATGACGATGAATACGATTTGGTGGACATGGGCGCACCAGAGCCGCAACAAGCTGATGGCCACAGCAGCTCGAACGAGAGCATCAGCAGCGATGGCAGCTTTGATCCGAATGCGGAGGACTCAGACTCCGATGATTCAATGATAGATGAGGCTGCATCTGGTGGTGCGAGCAGTGCCAAGAGGCGCAAGGAGCAAACGGCAACAGATGGAGTGGGAGCAAGTGGTTCGGGCGCCAGTGGAGGTGCTGATTATTCACATTTGGATGACGATGATGAAACGGATGAGACAGTGCGTGCCATTATAGCAGCTATAAAGAAGCCACGCAGTGCCCCGCCAGAAATCAAACTAGAGGATTTCATCACAGACATTTGCTTCCATCCAGATCGCGATATCATCGCTCTGGCGACCATAATTGGTGATGTGCATCTGTACGAGTATGGTAATGAGGAGAATAAACTGTTGCGCACCATTGAGGTGCATGCCAAGGCCTGTCGCGATGTCGAGTTCACAGAGGATGGACGCAGTTTGATTACATGTTCCAAGGACAAATGCGTCATGGTCACGGACATGGAAACGGAGAAGCTCAAGAAGCTATACGAGACGGCACACGATGATGCCATCAATAAGCTGCATGTGCTCGACGAGCGTCTTTTTGCCACTGGGGATGATGCCGGCACGGTTAAGCTTTGGGATTTTCGCACCAAAGATGCCATATTCGAGCTGAAGGAGGTGGAAGATCAGATCACCCAAATGCTTACCAACGAACAGAATAAGCTGCTGTTGGCGACCAGTGCCGATGGCTATTTAACCACCTACAATATCGGTGCTCGTAAATTATATGTGCAATCGGAACCGTACGAAGAGGAGCTCAATTGCATGGGCATTTATCGTGGCAGCTCCAAGCTGGTGGCGGGCACATCTAAAGGGCGCCTTTATACATACAATTGGGGCTATTTTGGCTATCATTGCGATATGTATCCGGGCATCAAGAGCCCCATAAGTCTGATGATACCCATTACGGATAGAATTGCTTGCGTGGCTGGTGAGGATGGTAACATTCGTGCCTGTCACATTGCGCCCTACCGCAATCTGGGCGTTGTGGGTCAGCATAATATGCCCATCGAATCGCTGGACATCAATTGCAGCGGTGAACTGTTGGCATCCTCGTCACACAATAACGATGTGCGCTTTTGGAATGTAAAATATTTCGAGGACTTTGGCGACATCAAGTACAATGAGAAGCACAATGCCTATAAGGAGAAACGTCACAATTTGCCCTCATCCAAGTGCACAAACGCCTCGGACTTCTTTGCCGATATGACCAAGGATCAGGACGATGACGACAATGATGGTGGAAACGATACAGCAGCTGGACCCAGTAATGTAACCTAG
- the LOC6632927 gene encoding AF4/FMR2 family member lilli: protein MENEQDELRHRHMQDQHRNQHHGVPIGYSDVMLQLGGQEGQRSPYAVYFEQPRDALLDSYVVMPTYPQTSIDMRTAQQTAATATVSGGGGGGVGGGAAGGGGGDAGGDGYSAMFQYQPASRNLNRESYAEPASSTGNKCWKCNVVRDICHCNRLAESNASYPTPMEHVHSTQTNGIGAGAGAGEPTQFFELSSTSTAATTTLSAAAAAASSGSNSRTDSAQFIPNYTQRKTETDGLSPQQQQQQHEEQHQLDLPAERQLQHENNNSSNNSMNPSSSESHLGSIWPAAMDDHAVDEQLLLQARNNSAAVYELPTSSLLSSNNSSTNSSFEANSSSSNNNAHLVNGNATAYDDVTSSASDTEHVQFANTRTTNTTTTTTSAVQKKKHQQNRTRNGSATGAVEASSASGTSSVIELDATPSTSAQAHQQQQQQTQHRSRHVYRRRIYPSVLEHAGDNSSDDGWDLRAVRPPSNSSSDLDARHADHTYFNSRGYMLDALPPPPPPPPPDTSYMRSTSASCTTATHTTCSVDYGGRDICGVHRLNNDRRGPTPTVEQQQQQEQRPAAVLKACYGSGLGSGIVRTRSRVRSMDESLPAGNNSSSSSSSHSLCQPPRKLARLETRSDVQLSSSTMSSLSPTNFYAFQPGRHRHRTYAELARSNERQEAQQSTIQTPQQQQQQQQQRTQQTSAGSCVITYVGRPREPDGSRTARSGPMEPSNVLPSTSTGRRHHNTHTNSNGDNAVLTAPDLQLLDWSSDSNDEDDDVVFVHSTREPILSIDLTSDDDGFGGSNEAALQQQLQRMQEIRQRRRQQMQQHQQQREQQQQQQRQLREESLATCSRTAGGVEGLNAAPAGAAPTATVTASLLPRPNSASDYEERRRQRPAGTSFAFYSGALADRVAITDHNYSSYDHASSTMGPIINLRSLLPTRCPGLEAEAAAAHSQRYFQPITPPPMWHFGPLPEGQPPPQPPPPAPSGNAGSYVQHTSAGPVIATPVAPPTEGAVPSGRSSPAAYYHRYQPYYVPHYTITALPASRNNGDYSPGPQNPHYQGGLGNATGSSRSSLSGAMSAAAVAATVAAAQAQSFHDLLSLANVPSSPVTSMESSSLEDDYHQHRSQTMNMLNRSTTPVAAAAAVATAAGPPPVMSSIVTVAAAVSPPPPLEMYSGRTTMQYCGSPPFSLRRSDAQYHNHRQHYQPQPHQGHQAPQNQMHAHIHPPHRASAIVATSLTPAPPYPVHQNLWYRQQSMQELHRRHMTPTPIDLSSNPLNLTSSLRTRYLHSICNCVHARNGPVSSLDPAYYPAYDAAVQQQQTSTAAGPIDAHQPPPQLGLQYQQQQQQQQQQQQQQQQQQQQQQQQQQQQQQQQHQQQMQQQQQQQLQHQQQRRRAAVHHHMFHHYSPLHLEIGLATPLSLGSSRILIGPPRPNRGATLEIIERNTLPHKYRRVRRPSETDEDAEKCAICLSLFEIENDVRRLPCMHLFHTDCVDQWLVTNKHCPICRVDIETHMAKDALVPSSSGVAAAAAAAAAAGTAAL, encoded by the exons ATGGAAAATGAACAGGATGAACTCAGACACAGACATATGCAGGACCAGCACCGTAATCAGCATCATGGCGTACCAATCGGCTATTCGGACGTTATGCTACAACTTGGCGGCCAGGAGGGGC AACGCTCACCATATGCCGTTTACTTTGAACAGCCACGCGATGCGCTGCTGGATAGCTATGTTGTAATGCCCACCTATCCACAGACATCCATAGACATGCGAACAGCACAGCaaacagctgcaactgcaacagtcTCTGGTGGTGGGGGtggtggtgttggtggtggtgctgctggtggtggtggtggtgatGCTGGCGGTGATGGATATTCGGCCATGTTTCAGTATCAGCCGGCGTCCAGAAATCTAAATCGTGAATCCTATGCGGAGCCGGCAAGCTCAACGGGCAACAAATGCTGGAAATGCAATGTCGTACGCGATATCTGCCATTGCAATCGGCTAGCGGAGAGCAACGCCAGTTATCCGACGCCCATGGAGCATGTGCATTCCACACAAACAAATGGCATTGGCGCtggcgccggcgccggcgaGCCTACGCAATTTTTTGAGCTCAGCTCAACGTCAACGGCCGCCACAACCACGTTGtctgcggcagcggcggcggcaagcAGTGGCAGCAATAGCCGTACGGACAGCGCCCAGTTCATTCCAAATTACACACAACGTAAGACTGAAACGGATGGCCtgtcgccgcagcagcagcagcaacagcatgaGGAGCAGCATCAGCTGGACTTGCCTGCCGagaggcagctgcagcatgagaataacaacagcagcaacaatagtATGAATCCCAGCAGCAGCGAGTCGCATTTGGGCAGCATCTGGCCAGCTGCCATGGATGATCATGCTGTGGATGAGCAACTACTGTTGCAGGCCAGAAACAATTCGGCTGCTGTCTACGAACTGCCCACCAGTTCGCTTTTAAGCTCCAATAACAGCAGCACGAATAGCTCCTTTGAggcgaacagcagcagcagtaataATAATGCGCATTTGGTCAATGGAAATGCGACGGCCTATGATGATGTCACATCTAGTGCATCGGATACGGAGCATGTGCAATTTGCAAATACGCGCACCACAAACACAACCACGACAACCACATCGGCGgtgcaaaagaaaaagcatCAACAGAATCGTACTCGGAATGGCAGTGCAACTGGTGCAGTTGAAGCATCCTCGGCATCCGGTACCTCATCGGTCATTGAGCTGGATGCAACGCCTAGTACCAGCGCGCAGGcgcaccagcaacagcagcagcagacgcagcATCGCAGTCGCCACGTCTATCGACGGCGGATATATCCCAGCGTGCTGGAACATGCgggcgacaacagcagcgatgATGGCTGGGATTTGAGAGCGGTGCGACcgccaagcaacagcagcagcgatctGGACGCACGTCATGCCGATCATACGTATTTTAATAGTCGTGGTTATATGTTGGATGcgttgccgccgccaccaccaccaccaccgcccGATACCAGTTACATGCGTTCCACATCCGCCTCCTGCACAACGGCTACGCACACCACATGTAGTGTGGACTATGGTGGTCGGGATATTTGCGGTGTGCATCGTTTAAACAACGATAGAAGAGGACCCACGCCCACAgtggaacagcagcagcagcaggagcaacgACCCGCAGCGGTGCTTAAAGCCTGCTATGGTTCGGGCCTGGGCAGCGGCATTGTGCGCACGCGCTCCCGTGTTCGGTCCATGGATGAGTCATTACCagccggcaacaacagcagcagcagcagtagcagccaCAGCTTGTGTCAGCCACCCAGAAAACTGGCGCGCCTGGAGACGCGCAGCGATGTGCAGCTATCCTCATCCACCATGTCCAGTTTGTCGCCAACTAACTTTTATGCATTTCAACCAGGTCGTCATCGGCATCGCACCTATGCAGAGCTGGCCAGGAGCAACGAACGGCAG GAGGCTCAACAGTCAACGATACAGacgccgcagcaacagcaacaacaacagcaacagaggACACAGCAGACAAGCGCCGGCTCCTGTGTGATAACCTATGTGGGCAGACCGCGCGAGCCAGATGGCAGCAGGACGGCCAGGTCAGGCCCAATGGAGCCATCCAATGTGCTGCCATCCACATCGACTGGCAGGCGACATCACAATACACACACGAATTCCAATGGAGATAATGCGGTGCTAACAGCGCCCGACCTGCAGCTGTTGGACTGGTCCTCCGATTCGAATGATGAGGACGATGATGTGGTATTTGTGCACTCCACACGCGAGCCAATACTCTCCATAGACCTGACTTCCGATGATGATGGCTTCGGTGGCAGTAACGAGgcggcgctgcagcagcagctgcaacgaaTGCAAGAAATACGACAGCGCCGTCGACAGCAgatgcaacagcatcagcagcagcgagagcagcagcagcaacagcagcggcagctgcgcGAGGAGTCTCTGGCCACGTGCAGTCGCACAGCTGGCGGCGTTGAGGGATTGAATGCTGCGCCCGCAGGTGCTGCGCCCACAGCCACTGTTACGGCATcgctgctgccacgccccaatTCGGCGAGCGATTACGAGGAAAGACGACGTCAGCGTCCTGCAGGCACCTCATTTGCCTTCTACAGCGGCGCACTGGCGGATCGTGTGGCCATCACAGACCACAACTATAGCAGCTATGATCACGCGTCGTCGACCATGGGGCCGATTATAAATCTCAGAAGTCTATTGCCCACACGTTGTCCCGGCTTGGAGGCCGAGGCAGCTGCGGCGCATTCGCAGCGCTATTTTCAGCCGATTACGCCGCCGCCCATGTGGCATTTTGGACCGTTGCCGGAGGGACAACCGCCGCCGCAACCGCCGCCACCAGCGCCAAGTGGTAATGCGGGCTCCTATGTGCAGCATACCTCAGCGGGTCCGGTTATTGCAACGCCAGTGGCGCCCCCAACAGAAGGAGCTGTGCCCAGCGGACGCAGCAGTCCCGCCGCCTATTATCATCGGTATCAGCCCTATTATGTGCCGCATTATACGATCACAGCGCTGCCGGCGAGTCGCAACAATGGTGATTACTCACCTGGACCACAAAATCCTCATTATCAGGGCGGTTTGGGCAATGCCACGGGCAGCAGTCGCAGCTCACTGAGTGGTGCTATGAGCGCTGCAGCTGTGGCCGCCACGGTGGCTGCCGCTCAGGCGCAATCATTTCACGATCTGCTCTCGCTGGCTAATGTGCCCAGTTCGCCGGTGACCAGCATGGAGAGTAGCAGTCTCGAGGATGACTATCATCAGCACCGCAGCCAAACGATGAACATGCTCAATCGGTCCACAACACCCgtggcagcggctgctgctgtggccaCGGCCGCTGGTCCGCCGCCAGTTATGTCCTCCATAGTAACCGTAGCGGCTGCTGTgtcgccgccaccgccgctggAAATGTATTCGGGTCGCACAACCATGCAGTATTGCGGTTCGCCGCCATTTAGCCTACGCCGCTCGGATGCACAATATCATAATCATCGGCAGCACtatcagccgcagccgcatcAGGGCCATCAGGCGCCACAGAATCAAATGCACGCGCACATTCATCCACCGCATCGGGCGAGCGCGATTGTGGCGACGTCATTGACACCGGCTCCACCGTATCCAGTGCATCAGAATCTGTGGTATCGACAGCAGAGCATGCAGGAGCTGCATCGCCGTCATATGACGCCCACGCCTATTGATCTCTCATCGAATCCATTGAATCTGACGAGCAGCCTGCGCACACGATATTTGCACAGTATTTGCAATTGTGTCCATGCACGCAATGGGCCTGTCTCCAGTCTAGATCCTGCCTATTATCCGGCCTATGATGCAGCtgttcagcagcagcaaacttCCACAGCCGCGGGACCCATTGATGCGCATCAGCCACCGCCACAATTGGGTCTAcaatatcagcagcagcagcaacagcagcagcagcaacagcagcagcagcagcagcagcaacaacaacaacaacaacagcagcagcaacaacaacagcagcagcatcagcaacagatgcagcagcaacaacaacaacagctgcagcatcaacagcagcgacgTCGCGCCGCTGTCCATCATCACATGTTCCATCATTACTCGCCGCTACACCTCGAGATTGGGCTAGCCACGCCGCTTTCGCTGGGCTCGTCGCGCATACTCATTGGACCGCCGCGTCCCAATCGTGGCGCCACCTTG GAGATTATTGAGCGCAATACGTTGCCGCATAAGTATCGGCGAGTTCGTCGACCCAGCGAAACGGACGAGGATGCAGAAAAGTGCGCCATATGCTTGTCGCTCTTTGAGATTGAGAACGATGTGCG CCGTTTGCCCTGTATGCATCTATTTCACACGGACTGCGTGGATCAATGGCTGGTCACCAATAAGCACTGTCCCATTTGTCGTGTGGATATCGAGACGCATATGGCTAAGGATGCGCTGGTGCCCAGCTCCAGCGgggttgcagcagctgccgcggctgccgctgctgctggcacagCCGCTTTATGA
- the LOC6632928 gene encoding WD repeat-containing protein 55 homolog isoform X2 — translation MDRHEHFKAPANEDELDDIDDDMVVGVIAEIEQEVLNESESDDDEYDLVDMGAPEPQQADGHSSSNESISSDGSFDPNAEDSDSDDSMIDEAASGGASSAKRRKEQTATDGVGASGSGASGGADYSHLDDDDETDETVRAIIAAIKKPRSAPPEIKLEDFITDICFHPDRDIIALATIIGDVHLYEYGNEENKLLRTIEVHAKACRDVEFTEDGRSLITCSKDKCVMVTDMETEKLKKLYETAHDDAINKLHVLDERLFATGDDAGTVKLWDFRTKDAIFELKEVEDQITQMLTNEQNKLLLATSADGYLTTYNIGARKLYVQSEPYEEELNCMGIYRGSSKLVAGTSKGRLYTYNWGYFGYHCDMYPGIKSPISLMIPITDRIACVAGEDGNIRACHIAPYRNLGVVGQHNMPIESLDINCSGELLASSSHNNDVRFWNVKYFEDFGDIKYNEKHNAYKEKRHNLPSSKCTNASDFFADMTKDQDDDDNDGGNDTAAGPSNVT, via the coding sequence ATGGACAGGCATGAGCATTTCAAGGCGCCAGCGAATGAAGACGAGCTCGATGACATTGATGACGATATGGTAGTTGGTGTAATAGCTGAAATCGAACAGGAGGTGCTCAACGAATCCGAGAGCGATGACGATGAATACGATTTGGTGGACATGGGCGCACCAGAGCCGCAACAAGCTGATGGCCACAGCAGCTCGAACGAGAGCATCAGCAGCGATGGCAGCTTTGATCCGAATGCGGAGGACTCAGACTCCGATGATTCAATGATAGATGAGGCTGCATCTGGTGGTGCGAGCAGTGCCAAGAGGCGCAAGGAGCAAACGGCAACAGATGGAGTGGGAGCAAGTGGTTCGGGCGCCAGTGGAGGTGCTGATTATTCACATTTGGATGACGATGATGAAACGGATGAGACAGTGCGTGCCATTATAGCAGCTATAAAGAAGCCACGCAGTGCCCCGCCAGAAATCAAACTAGAGGATTTCATCACAGACATTTGCTTCCATCCAGATCGCGATATCATCGCTCTGGCGACCATAATTGGTGATGTGCATCTGTACGAGTATGGTAATGAGGAGAATAAACTGTTGCGCACCATTGAGGTGCATGCCAAGGCCTGTCGCGATGTCGAGTTCACAGAGGATGGACGCAGTTTGATTACATGTTCCAAGGACAAATGCGTCATGGTCACGGACATGGAAACGGAGAAGCTCAAGAAGCTATACGAGACGGCACACGATGATGCCATCAATAAGCTGCATGTGCTCGACGAGCGTCTTTTTGCCACTGGGGATGATGCCGGCACGGTTAAGCTTTGGGATTTTCGCACCAAAGATGCCATATTCGAGCTGAAGGAGGTGGAAGATCAGATCACCCAAATGCTTACCAACGAACAGAATAAGCTGCTGTTGGCGACCAGTGCCGATGGCTATTTAACCACCTACAATATCGGTGCTCGTAAATTATATGTGCAATCGGAACCGTACGAAGAGGAGCTCAATTGCATGGGCATTTATCGTGGCAGCTCCAAGCTGGTGGCGGGCACATCTAAAGGGCGCCTTTATACATACAATTGGGGCTATTTTGGCTATCATTGCGATATGTATCCGGGCATCAAGAGCCCCATAAGTCTGATGATACCCATTACGGATAGAATTGCTTGCGTGGCTGGTGAGGATGGTAACATTCGTGCCTGTCACATTGCGCCCTACCGCAATCTGGGCGTTGTGGGTCAGCATAATATGCCCATCGAATCGCTGGACATCAATTGCAGCGGTGAACTGTTGGCATCCTCGTCACACAATAACGATGTGCGCTTTTGGAATGTAAAATATTTCGAGGACTTTGGCGACATCAAGTACAATGAGAAGCACAATGCCTATAAGGAGAAACGTCACAATTTGCCCTCATCCAAGTGCACAAACGCCTCGGACTTCTTTGCCGATATGACCAAGGATCAGGACGATGACGACAATGATGGTGGAAACGATACAGCAGCTGGACCCAGTAATGTAACCTAG
- the Rad1 gene encoding cell cycle checkpoint protein RAD1, translated as MQHSKLLYEKGIIKNRRMLTQSQYENYKLVCRLEHIKTFYSSIKAICFSDFGTLQASEDGLLITVEQGKSIQATLFIAPAFFAEFKVDGAPSFSVKINVLAECLSLFGLSDCSIKMLYKGEGAPLLLLLEPHDDDQVSTECSIKTTNVEEPMEYELDLNSSSLNTIFMRGPDLSNIFHELDKAADEYEFTISPLKPHFKITTLGVMQAESSVEVAKSSDMIILFNCRETTVARYKCQQIKLTNKAMQVATKVAIKTDASGLLEMHFMMQSDDQEEMYVRFFITPLLELDGN; from the exons ATGCAGCACTCGAAGCTGCTGTACGAGAAGGGTATCATTAAAAATCGCAGAATGTTAACGCAATCCCAGTATGAGAATTACAAGCTGGTGTGCCGTTTGGAGCACATAAAGACCTTCTACTCATCCATTAAAGCAATCTGTTTCAGTGAT TTTGGCACGCTGCAAGCTAGTGAAGATGGACTACTCATCACGGTGGAGCAGGGCAAATCCATACAGGCCACATTGTTTATAGCGCCCGCTTTCTTTGCCGAGTTCAAGGTCGACGGCGCGCCAAGCTTCAGTGTGAAGATCAATGTACTGGCCGAGTGCCTGAGTCTGTTTGGCCTGTCCGATTGCAGCATCAAAATGTTGTATAAGGGAGAAGGTGCacccctgctgctgctgctggaaccGCACGATGACGATCAGGTCAGCACAGAATGCTCCATTAAGACTACGAACGTGGAGGAGCCCATGGAGTATGAGCTGGATTTGAACAGTTCAAGCTTGAACACCATATTTATGCGTGGTCCAGATCTGTCCAATATCTTTCACGAGCTTGACAAGGCCGCTGATGAGTATGAGTTTACTATTTCGCCGTTAAAACCACACTTTAAGATCACCACATTGGGCGTCATGCAGGCAGAGTCCAGCGTGGAAGTGGCCAAATCCAGTGATATGataatattgtttaattgCCGTGAGACAACGGTGGCTCGTTACAAATGCCAGCAAATCAAGCTGACCAACAAGGCAATGCAGGTGGCCACAAAGGTGGCCATTAAAACGGATGCCAGTGGTTTGCTAGAGATGCATTTCATGATGCAATCTGATGACCAGGAGGAGATGTATGTGCGCTTTTTCATAACACCATTGCTAGAGCTTGACGGCAACTGA